The following are encoded in a window of Balaenoptera ricei isolate mBalRic1 chromosome 1, mBalRic1.hap2, whole genome shotgun sequence genomic DNA:
- the RPL5 gene encoding large ribosomal subunit protein uL18 — protein MGFVKVVKNKAYFKRYQVKFRRRREGKTDYYARKRLVIQDKNKYNTPKYRMIVRVTNRDIICQIAYARIEGDMIVCAAYAHELPKYGVKVGLTNYAAAYCTGLLLARRLLNRFGMDKIYEGQVEVTGDEYNVESIDGQPGAFTCYLDAGLARTTTGNKVFGALKGAVDGGLSIPHSTKRFPGYDSESKEFNAEVHRKHIMGQNVADYMRYLIEEDEDAYKKQFSQYIKNNVTPDMMEEMYKKAHAAIRENPVYEKKPKREVKKKRYVEPSQNVTCPEERSGSSEEGKLP, from the exons ATG GGGTTTGTTAAAGTTGTCAAGAATAAGGCCTACTTCAAGAGATACCAAGTGAAATTTAGAAGACGGCGAG agggCAAAACTGACTACTATGCTCGGAAACGATTGGTAATTCAAGATAAAAATAAGTACAACACACCCAAATACAGAATGATAGTTCGTGTAACTAACAGAGATATCATTTGTCAG ATTGCTTATGCCCGTATAGAAGGAGATATGATAGTTTGTGCAGCTTATGCTCACGAACTCCCGAAGTATGGTGTGAAGGTTGGCCTGACAAATTATGCTGCAGCATATTGTACTGGCCTGCTGCTGGCACGCAGG CTTCTTAATAGGTTTGGTATGGACAAAATTTATGAAGGCCAAGTCGAGGTGACTGGAGATGAATACAATGTGGAAAGCATTGATGGTCAACCTGGTGCCTTCACCTGTTACTTGGATGCAGGGCTTGCCAGGACTACTACTGGGAATAAAGTTTTTGGGGCCCTGAAGGGAGCTGTCGATGGAGGCTTGTCTATCCCTCACAG TACCAAACGGTTCCCTGGTTATGATTCAGAAAGCAAAGAATTTAATGCTGAGGTACACCGAAAGCACATCATGGGGCAGAACGTTGCAGATTATATGCGTTACCTGATTGAAGAAGATGAAGATGCTTACAAAAAACAATTCTCTCAATACATAAAGAACAACGTAACTCCAGACATG ATGGAGGAGATGTATAAGAAAGCTCATGCTGCAATACGAGAGAATCCAGTGTATGAGAAGAAGCCTAAGAGAGAAGTTAAAAAGAAGAGGTAT GTGGAACCGTCCCAAAATGTCACTTGCCCAGAAGAAAGATCGGGTAGCTCAGAAGAAGGCAAGCTTCCTTAG